One genomic segment of Streptomyces liangshanensis includes these proteins:
- a CDS encoding LLM class flavin-dependent oxidoreductase: MKIGIGLPNQIRDVRPGVLPEWARRAEEAGFSTLGSVGRIAYPGVMDTVALAAAAGATSRIGLLSTVLLGPVWPPLLVAKEAASIDGVSGGRLTLGVGLGGRPDDFVVKGLGARGTGRRLDEDIETYRKVWRGEVPDGCDNPLVPAGTREVPLLFGGGVPASFERVARSGQGYIGASLPPAMVGPAFEGVREAWLRAGRKGSPYLVAIAYFAVADPEAGTHGVHDYYTTAGPEAAELLASTVRGGAEQIKEVVRAFEGLGADELVLNPTSDDLDEVARLAEIVL, from the coding sequence GTGAAAATCGGTATCGGACTCCCCAACCAGATCCGTGACGTGCGGCCCGGCGTTCTCCCCGAATGGGCCCGGCGTGCCGAGGAGGCCGGGTTCTCCACGCTGGGCAGCGTGGGCCGCATCGCCTACCCCGGAGTGATGGACACGGTGGCGCTGGCCGCCGCCGCGGGGGCCACGAGTCGCATCGGCCTCCTCAGCACCGTCCTGCTCGGCCCGGTCTGGCCCCCGCTCCTGGTGGCCAAGGAGGCGGCGAGCATCGACGGGGTCTCCGGCGGGCGCCTGACCCTCGGAGTCGGCCTCGGCGGACGCCCGGACGACTTCGTGGTCAAAGGTCTCGGCGCGCGCGGCACCGGCCGGCGGCTCGACGAGGACATCGAGACGTACCGGAAGGTGTGGCGCGGCGAGGTACCGGACGGCTGCGACAACCCGCTGGTGCCCGCGGGCACCCGGGAGGTCCCCCTGCTCTTCGGCGGCGGCGTCCCGGCGTCGTTCGAGCGCGTCGCGCGGTCCGGCCAGGGATACATCGGCGCCTCGCTGCCGCCCGCCATGGTCGGCCCCGCCTTCGAGGGCGTGCGCGAGGCCTGGCTGCGGGCCGGCCGCAAGGGCTCCCCGTACCTGGTCGCCATCGCCTACTTCGCCGTCGCGGACCCGGAAGCGGGCACCCACGGGGTCCACGACTACTACACGACGGCCGGTCCCGAGGCCGCCGAGCTGCTCGCCTCCACGGTCCGGGGCGGGGCCGAGCAGATCAAGGAAGTGGTCCGGGCCTTCGAGGGCCTCGGCGCCGACGAACTGGTCCTCAACCCGACCAGCGACGACCTCGACGAGGTGGCACGCCTGGCCGAGATCGTTCTCTAG
- a CDS encoding cytochrome P450, protein MSHTPPTAHTESDGIPLVDVSDAPPGGPLIQAAMGHLRRHGPVVRHRRHGRDTLFVADLDLVTELADDRRFAKHINPGLEAVRSLTADGLFTAYNDEPNWAKAHDILMPAFALGSMRTYHPAMLDVSRRLIAGWDRAAAAGIPVDVPGDMTRMTLDTIGLTGFGYDFGSFESEEPHPFVSALVRGLAWSMARITDKPGDDHTARDLAFREDADFLNSVVDEVIDHRVASGDTSTDDLLGLMLQARHPADDTTLDHANIRNQVITFLIAGHETTSGALSFSLYYLLKHPAVLRLVQREADELWGDTDDPDPTYEDIGRLTYTRQVLNEALRLWPTAAAFSRSAREDTVIGGRIKVAAGSDVIVITPMLHRQPVWGDNPELFDPARFTAEAAANRSPHAFKPFGTGERACIGRQFALHEATMLLAMLAHRYRFVDQDDYQLEVKETLTLKPEGLTLTPRPRTTADRDADRAALPGFGSAATELPAHTDTGLPTLVRPGTGVLFPHGSNYGTCRGFAAELAESAAELGCDTLVAPLDAYATGLPTDRPVVITTASYNGRPTDDAVAFADWLEAAGPGAADGVRYAVLGVGDRNWAATYQHMPTWIDDRLAALGGTRLLPRAEADASGDLTGAVKEFTAALRTALLTGYGDPATAGAAPVTDEGPTYLVTEITGGDPLDALAARHDMVRTTVVAAADLTSPGHTRVKRHVRLALPEGTTYRTADHLAVLPVNAPALVARAAALFGADLDTVLSIAPARPRRSGLAVDRPVSVRELLSRYVELQDRPTGGQFAALAALNPCPPERAALDALAGDADARSADRRTLLDVIEDNPALRETLTWPVLLDLLPPIRSRLYSVSSSPGTDPRHADLMVSLLDAPEWGGRGAFRGAGSGYLNAVRPGDTVLVRVQACREAFRIDHDRTEPVVMISAGTGLAPFRGVIRDRSTRAAQGGQLAPALCYFGCNAPDADYLHAEEFRAAEDKGVVSMRPAFSRAPVDGARYVQHRVAADGEELWKLLDQGARVYVCGDGARMAPGVREAFRALYTERTPGADDAAAEAWLAALAAEGRYVEDVYAG, encoded by the coding sequence ATGTCACACACACCCCCCACGGCACACACCGAATCCGACGGCATCCCGCTCGTCGACGTCTCCGACGCCCCGCCCGGCGGCCCGCTCATCCAGGCGGCGATGGGCCACCTGCGCCGGCACGGCCCCGTCGTCCGCCACCGCCGGCACGGGCGCGACACCCTCTTCGTCGCGGACCTGGACCTGGTCACCGAACTCGCCGACGACCGGCGGTTCGCCAAGCACATCAACCCCGGCCTCGAAGCGGTCCGCTCCCTCACCGCCGACGGCCTGTTCACCGCGTACAACGACGAACCCAACTGGGCCAAGGCGCACGACATCCTCATGCCCGCCTTCGCGCTCGGCTCGATGCGTACGTACCACCCGGCGATGCTGGACGTCTCACGGCGGCTGATCGCCGGCTGGGACCGCGCGGCGGCCGCCGGGATCCCCGTCGACGTGCCCGGCGACATGACCCGGATGACCCTCGACACCATCGGCCTCACCGGCTTCGGCTACGACTTCGGCTCCTTCGAGTCCGAGGAGCCGCACCCGTTCGTCTCCGCCCTCGTCCGCGGCCTCGCCTGGAGCATGGCCAGGATCACCGACAAGCCCGGCGACGACCACACCGCCCGCGACCTCGCCTTCCGCGAGGACGCCGACTTCCTGAACTCCGTCGTCGACGAGGTCATCGACCACCGCGTCGCCTCCGGGGACACCTCGACCGACGACCTGCTCGGACTGATGCTCCAGGCGCGCCACCCCGCCGACGACACCACCCTCGACCACGCGAACATCCGCAACCAGGTCATCACCTTCCTGATCGCCGGACACGAGACCACCTCCGGCGCCCTGTCCTTCTCCCTGTACTACCTGCTCAAGCACCCGGCCGTGCTCCGGCTGGTCCAGCGCGAGGCCGACGAGCTGTGGGGCGACACGGACGACCCCGACCCCACGTACGAGGACATCGGCCGCCTCACCTACACCCGCCAGGTACTCAACGAGGCCCTGCGGCTGTGGCCGACCGCCGCCGCGTTCAGCCGCTCGGCCCGCGAGGACACCGTCATCGGCGGCCGGATCAAGGTGGCGGCGGGATCGGACGTCATCGTCATCACCCCGATGCTGCACCGGCAGCCGGTATGGGGCGACAACCCCGAGCTGTTCGACCCCGCGCGGTTCACCGCCGAGGCCGCCGCGAACCGCTCCCCGCACGCCTTCAAGCCGTTCGGCACCGGTGAACGCGCCTGCATCGGACGGCAGTTCGCCCTGCACGAGGCGACCATGCTGCTCGCCATGCTGGCCCACCGCTACCGCTTCGTCGACCAGGACGACTACCAGTTGGAGGTGAAGGAGACCCTCACGCTCAAGCCCGAGGGCCTCACCCTCACCCCCCGGCCCCGGACCACCGCCGACCGCGACGCCGACCGCGCCGCCCTGCCCGGCTTCGGCTCCGCCGCCACCGAGCTACCCGCGCACACCGACACCGGCCTGCCCACGCTGGTACGGCCCGGCACCGGCGTGCTGTTCCCGCACGGCAGCAACTACGGCACCTGCCGCGGCTTCGCCGCCGAACTGGCCGAGAGCGCCGCCGAGTTGGGATGCGACACCCTGGTCGCCCCGCTCGACGCGTACGCCACCGGCCTGCCCACCGACCGGCCCGTCGTCATCACCACCGCCTCCTACAACGGCCGGCCCACCGACGACGCCGTCGCGTTCGCCGACTGGCTGGAGGCCGCCGGACCGGGCGCCGCCGACGGCGTGCGGTACGCCGTCCTCGGCGTCGGCGACCGCAACTGGGCCGCCACCTACCAGCACATGCCCACCTGGATCGACGACCGCCTCGCCGCACTGGGCGGCACCCGGCTGCTGCCCCGCGCCGAGGCCGACGCCTCGGGCGATCTCACCGGCGCCGTCAAGGAGTTCACCGCCGCGCTGCGCACCGCCCTGCTCACCGGGTACGGCGACCCCGCGACCGCCGGCGCCGCCCCGGTCACGGACGAGGGCCCCACGTACCTCGTCACCGAGATCACCGGCGGCGATCCGCTCGACGCCCTGGCGGCGCGCCACGACATGGTCCGTACGACCGTGGTGGCGGCGGCCGACCTCACCAGCCCCGGCCACACGCGCGTCAAGCGCCACGTCAGGCTGGCCCTGCCCGAGGGCACCACCTACCGCACCGCCGACCACCTCGCGGTCCTCCCCGTCAACGCCCCGGCCCTCGTGGCCCGCGCCGCCGCACTGTTCGGCGCGGACCTCGACACCGTCCTCTCCATCGCCCCGGCCAGGCCGCGCCGCTCCGGGCTCGCCGTCGACCGGCCGGTGTCCGTACGCGAACTCCTCAGCCGCTACGTCGAGTTGCAGGACCGCCCGACCGGCGGGCAGTTCGCCGCGCTGGCCGCGCTCAACCCGTGCCCGCCCGAGCGCGCGGCACTCGACGCTCTCGCCGGGGACGCCGACGCCCGGTCCGCCGACCGGCGCACCCTGCTCGACGTGATCGAGGACAACCCGGCCCTGCGCGAGACGCTGACCTGGCCCGTCCTGCTCGACCTGCTGCCCCCGATCAGGTCCCGCCTCTACTCCGTCTCGTCCTCGCCCGGCACCGATCCGCGCCACGCGGACCTGATGGTCTCGCTGCTGGACGCGCCCGAGTGGGGCGGCCGGGGCGCGTTCCGGGGCGCCGGCTCCGGCTACCTCAACGCCGTACGGCCGGGGGACACCGTACTGGTACGGGTCCAGGCCTGCCGGGAGGCGTTCCGCATCGACCACGACCGCACCGAGCCGGTCGTCATGATCTCCGCGGGCACCGGGCTCGCGCCCTTCCGCGGAGTGATCCGCGACCGGAGCACACGCGCCGCACAGGGCGGGCAACTGGCCCCGGCGCTCTGCTACTTCGGGTGCAACGCGCCGGACGCCGACTATCTGCACGCGGAGGAGTTCCGGGCGGCCGAGGACAAGGGAGTCGTCTCCATGCGCCCCGCCTTCAGCCGGGCCCCGGTCGACGGCGCGCGCTACGTGCAGCACCGGGTCGCCGCCGACGGCGAGGAGCTGTGGAAACTCCTGGACCAGGGCGCGCGGGTGTACGTGTGCGGGGACGGCGCCCGGATGGCGCCGGGCGTACGGGAGGCCTTCCGCGCGCTGTACACCGAGCGCACCCCGGGCGCGGACGACGCGGCCGCCGAAGCATGGCTGGCGGCCCTCGCCGCCGAGGGCCGCTACGTGGAGGACGTGTACGCGGGCTGA
- a CDS encoding PAS domain S-box protein: protein MIGATARTGARPGAVPPAGTPRTGERGERVAAVDELPDFPDDAHGDAVMWRNRALTLLDRVPVPIGVCRTDGTILLANPALAREWGLPPGRLRGRNVLELLRPRFTDQVHRIAEALRLGHRSRYPIEVRWAAADGDERYGELSVDPVSEFSGVPPGLLVVLRVRDRRESPPARLVVAGEPASPVDARLLALAAAGATTEAMARAVGMTADGVNYHFGRLARRWGVPGRTALVARAYVLGVLDPEVWPPAVAAPRQDP from the coding sequence GTGATCGGTGCCACGGCCCGTACCGGCGCCCGGCCCGGCGCCGTACCCCCGGCCGGGACGCCGCGGACGGGAGAGCGGGGAGAGCGGGTGGCCGCCGTGGACGAACTGCCGGACTTCCCCGACGACGCGCACGGCGACGCGGTGATGTGGCGCAACCGCGCGCTCACGCTGCTCGACCGGGTGCCGGTGCCGATCGGGGTGTGCCGTACGGACGGCACGATCCTGCTGGCCAACCCGGCGCTGGCGCGGGAGTGGGGCCTGCCGCCGGGGCGGCTGCGCGGCCGCAACGTACTGGAGCTGCTGCGTCCGCGGTTCACGGACCAGGTGCACCGGATCGCGGAGGCGCTGCGGCTGGGCCACCGGTCGCGCTATCCGATCGAGGTGCGCTGGGCCGCGGCGGACGGGGACGAGCGGTACGGGGAGCTGAGCGTGGACCCGGTCAGTGAGTTCTCGGGCGTCCCGCCCGGGCTGCTGGTGGTGCTACGGGTACGGGACCGGCGCGAGTCGCCGCCCGCGCGCCTCGTCGTGGCGGGCGAGCCGGCGAGTCCGGTGGACGCCAGGCTGCTGGCGCTGGCCGCGGCGGGCGCGACCACCGAGGCCATGGCGCGGGCCGTGGGCATGACCGCCGACGGGGTGAACTACCACTTCGGGCGGCTGGCCCGGCGGTGGGGTGTGCCGGGCAGGACGGCTCTGGTGGCGCGTGCGTACGTGCTGGGTGTCCTGGACCCGGAGGTGTGGCCGCCGGCGGTGGCGGCGCCGCGTCAGGATCCCTGA
- a CDS encoding ROK family protein: MIPVLEIGGTHVTAALVDLPGRRVAHRTVLPLDPHGAAGEILARIRRCAAGLPVPPGARWGVAVPGPFDYATGVARFAGVGKFEALYGVDLRAALLGGLWRRPGDVVFLNDAHAFVAGEWFAGAARGHRRAVGITLGTGVGSAFLADGRVREDGPGVPPEGRMDLTEAGGRPLEDTVSRRAILARYGDPAADVRDVAERARAGEERARLVLAHALTVLGHALGPRLADFGATVLVVGGSIARSWDLVAPALGGGLASGGWVPDDGGTGAVRLGGTGAARHTRAMTPAGSAGDAALIGAARAAVPSGDGRREHAGHAGHTRAEGRPADGA; the protein is encoded by the coding sequence GTGATCCCCGTCCTGGAGATCGGCGGCACCCATGTCACCGCCGCCCTCGTCGACCTGCCCGGGCGGCGGGTCGCGCACCGGACCGTGCTGCCGCTCGACCCGCACGGCGCCGCCGGGGAGATCCTGGCCCGCATACGGCGCTGCGCCGCCGGCCTGCCGGTGCCTCCGGGCGCGCGGTGGGGCGTGGCGGTGCCGGGACCGTTCGACTACGCGACGGGGGTGGCGCGCTTCGCGGGCGTCGGAAAGTTCGAGGCGCTGTACGGGGTGGACCTGCGCGCGGCGCTCCTCGGCGGGCTGTGGCGGCGCCCCGGCGACGTCGTGTTCCTCAACGACGCGCACGCCTTCGTCGCCGGCGAGTGGTTCGCGGGTGCGGCTCGCGGCCACCGCCGTGCCGTGGGCATCACGCTCGGTACGGGGGTCGGCTCGGCGTTCCTCGCCGACGGCCGGGTCCGCGAGGACGGCCCCGGTGTGCCGCCCGAGGGGCGCATGGACCTGACCGAGGCGGGCGGAAGGCCGTTGGAGGACACCGTTTCGCGCCGCGCGATCCTCGCCCGGTACGGCGATCCGGCGGCCGACGTCCGCGACGTCGCCGAGCGGGCGAGGGCGGGGGAGGAGCGGGCCCGTCTGGTGCTGGCACACGCCCTCACCGTGCTGGGCCATGCGCTCGGCCCGCGGTTGGCGGACTTCGGCGCGACCGTCTTGGTGGTCGGCGGCTCCATCGCCCGTTCCTGGGACCTCGTCGCCCCCGCTCTGGGCGGCGGGCTCGCCTCGGGGGGCTGGGTGCCGGACGACGGGGGGACCGGAGCGGTACGGCTCGGCGGGACCGGAGCCGCACGGCATACTCGTGCGATGACACCCGCCGGTTCCGCCGGGGACGCCGCGCTGATCGGCGCGGCGCGTGCGGCCGTACCAAGTGGGGACGGACGAAGGGAACACGCCGGGCATGCCGGACACACAAGGGCCGAGGGACGCCCAGCCGACGGTGCGTGA
- a CDS encoding LacI family DNA-binding transcriptional regulator: MPDTQGPRDAQPTVRDVAGRAKVSAMTVSRVLRDDPKVLPATAARVRAAVAELGYRRNETARSLRLGRGTGLVGLVVTNLANPFYSRLALGVDSVVVRHGLKAVIGNTGQDLDTERALVEDLVGRRVDGIIAVPSGADQRHLAAAAAEGVPVVVASRPPEGFGADCVLVDDHGGAFAATERLLGAGHRRIGFLGPPAAVYTSTERLRGFSDALAAAGLPTDPAYVRQGQQQTGEAASAAAELLALPEPPTALFCSNNRNTIGAFRAVRRAGTPTTLAGFDDFELADTLGLPLTVVAYDSDELGREAGRLLVTRMTDASTHPGKPAPYRRTVVPTTLVHYGPPAPLDRD, translated from the coding sequence ATGCCGGACACACAAGGGCCGAGGGACGCCCAGCCGACGGTGCGTGACGTGGCCGGGCGGGCGAAGGTCAGCGCCATGACCGTCTCCCGTGTCCTGCGTGACGATCCGAAGGTGCTGCCCGCGACGGCCGCCCGCGTGCGCGCGGCCGTCGCCGAACTCGGCTACCGCCGCAACGAGACGGCCCGCAGCCTGCGTCTGGGACGTGGTACGGGTCTCGTGGGCCTGGTGGTCACCAACCTGGCCAACCCGTTCTACTCCCGACTGGCGCTGGGCGTCGACTCCGTCGTCGTGCGGCACGGCCTGAAGGCCGTCATCGGCAACACGGGCCAGGACCTGGACACCGAGCGCGCGCTGGTCGAGGACCTGGTGGGCCGGCGGGTCGACGGCATCATCGCGGTGCCCTCGGGCGCGGACCAGCGGCATCTGGCCGCCGCGGCCGCCGAGGGTGTCCCGGTGGTGGTCGCCAGCCGTCCGCCCGAGGGCTTCGGGGCGGACTGCGTCCTGGTCGACGACCACGGCGGCGCCTTCGCCGCCACCGAGAGGCTGCTCGGCGCCGGACACCGCAGGATCGGATTCCTGGGTCCGCCGGCCGCCGTCTACACCAGCACCGAGCGCCTGCGCGGCTTCTCCGACGCCCTCGCCGCCGCGGGCCTGCCCACCGACCCGGCCTACGTGAGGCAGGGGCAGCAGCAGACCGGCGAGGCGGCGAGCGCCGCCGCGGAACTGCTCGCCCTGCCGGAGCCCCCCACCGCGCTGTTCTGCTCCAACAACCGCAACACCATCGGGGCCTTCCGCGCCGTCCGCCGTGCCGGAACCCCCACCACGCTGGCCGGCTTCGACGACTTCGAACTCGCGGACACCCTCGGCCTGCCGCTGACCGTGGTCGCCTACGACAGCGACGAACTGGGCCGCGAGGCGGGCCGGTTGCTCGTCACGCGCATGACCGACGCGTCCACGCACCCCGGCAAGCCCGCCCCGTACCGGCGCACGGTCGTGCCCACCACACTCGTCCACTACGGCCCCCCGGCCCCCCTCGACCGGGACTGA
- a CDS encoding MmcQ/YjbR family DNA-binding protein, with protein MNDAEDVRRIALSLPETVEKEAWRMPTFRVAGKMFVTVPDDRTSFAVRCPRHERAELIAAEPEKFWVPPHEASSAWVRVRLAALDDADELRDILVDSWKQAAPERLLDTLRPRP; from the coding sequence GTGAACGACGCCGAAGATGTCCGACGTATCGCGCTCTCCCTCCCGGAAACGGTGGAGAAGGAGGCCTGGCGCATGCCGACGTTCCGCGTGGCGGGGAAGATGTTCGTCACCGTGCCCGATGACCGGACCTCGTTCGCCGTCCGCTGCCCGCGCCACGAGCGCGCCGAGCTGATCGCGGCGGAACCGGAGAAGTTCTGGGTGCCGCCGCACGAGGCGAGTTCGGCGTGGGTACGGGTACGGCTGGCCGCGCTCGACGACGCGGACGAGCTGCGCGACATCCTGGTCGACTCCTGGAAGCAGGCGGCCCCCGAGCGCCTGCTGGACACCCTCCGCCCGCGCCCGTGA
- a CDS encoding NPP1 family protein, whose protein sequence is MRSTSVGQTSPAPAARGPRRLARAGFLAAGAAAALLAAPLTAHADVIGNLPYGAGGWEASFSPAYDYDGDGCLATSAEDINGNLNPGLALGGAVNGHCHDMAQLNSSNTYGRSECNNGWCAVMYDSYFEKDQSTNGVGEIAGGTNGHRHDIESVISWINQASNQVEYLSVSQHGDWKTYTRSQVRFDGSHPKVVYQKDGGFTHDFRIANASDDAVENPTHQWFYPPLVDWNHWPQVNAPTNWLRDRLMAADFGSASFKIKDSAFQGELGRAKPLEISFQP, encoded by the coding sequence ATGCGTTCAACTTCTGTGGGACAGACATCACCCGCCCCGGCGGCACGGGGACCGAGGAGGCTCGCCAGAGCCGGGTTCCTCGCCGCCGGCGCGGCCGCGGCACTGCTCGCCGCGCCGCTCACGGCGCACGCCGACGTCATCGGCAACCTCCCGTACGGAGCCGGTGGTTGGGAGGCCTCGTTCTCTCCCGCGTACGACTACGACGGTGACGGGTGCCTCGCCACGTCGGCCGAGGACATCAACGGCAACCTCAACCCGGGCCTCGCCCTGGGCGGCGCCGTGAACGGGCACTGCCACGACATGGCCCAGCTGAACAGCTCCAACACCTACGGGCGCAGCGAGTGCAACAACGGCTGGTGCGCGGTCATGTACGACAGCTACTTCGAGAAGGACCAGTCCACCAACGGCGTGGGCGAGATAGCCGGCGGCACCAACGGCCACCGGCACGACATCGAGTCCGTCATCTCCTGGATCAACCAGGCGTCGAACCAGGTGGAGTACCTGTCCGTCTCCCAGCACGGCGACTGGAAGACGTACACCCGCTCCCAGGTCCGGTTCGACGGCTCGCACCCCAAGGTCGTCTACCAGAAGGACGGCGGCTTCACGCACGACTTCCGTATCGCCAACGCGTCGGACGACGCGGTGGAGAACCCCACCCACCAGTGGTTCTATCCGCCGCTGGTCGACTGGAACCACTGGCCGCAGGTCAACGCCCCCACCAACTGGCTGCGGGACCGCCTGATGGCGGCCGACTTCGGCTCCGCCAGTTTCAAGATCAAGGACAGCGCCTTCCAGGGAGAGCTCGGCCGCGCGAAGCCCCTGGAGATCTCCTTCCAGCCCTGA
- a CDS encoding class I mannose-6-phosphate isomerase has product MYRLDPRHTPAPQAVLVTGWRAVSGQLPAGPAVVAVDGPPTVDWARLRDGLARELTARGTPVSLLDVRSHYVPPAAVERRTERPEDADDPYFRKLAENPLDDLFDALPPSPRPREGVLLVYGPGAALVEHDLLWYADVPKRYAEADVAAGKRGANLGLPDGKPDFRRLFYVDWPMLDRHRDALAPRLDAWLDLQEPDRPAWIDGAGLRATYAALARGPVRTRPYFNSTPWGGHWAQRELGFNPGAENTALGYELIAPEAGILVGTGPEAQVEVPFQLMCVLEPESVMGPEVHARFGTSFPIRFDYLDTVGGGDLSLHCHPKEPYMRERFGWPYTQHETYYLTLGGPGAKVFLGLREDADVDLFRKEVRESVAGRVPMDPEDHVLAFPAEQGQLYMIPAGTPHASGAGNLVLEISATPYLYSLRFYDWLRPAADGTPRPLPHEHGFANLESGRRGASVARDLVREPRTLREGDGWREEVIGALDEMFYEVRRYVIDSGAEAEDHTRGRFHLLNVVEGDGVVVRTEAGHRYELAFAETLTVPAAVGRYTLRAVGGGPVRVVKALVR; this is encoded by the coding sequence ATGTACCGCCTCGACCCGCGCCACACCCCCGCGCCCCAAGCCGTCCTCGTCACCGGCTGGCGGGCGGTGTCCGGGCAACTCCCGGCCGGTCCCGCGGTGGTGGCCGTCGACGGCCCCCCGACCGTCGACTGGGCGCGGCTCCGGGACGGCCTCGCCCGCGAGCTGACGGCACGCGGCACCCCGGTCTCCCTGCTCGACGTCCGCTCCCACTACGTACCGCCGGCCGCCGTCGAGCGCCGCACCGAGCGACCCGAGGACGCGGACGACCCCTACTTCCGCAAGCTCGCCGAGAACCCGCTCGACGACCTCTTCGACGCCCTCCCGCCCTCGCCCCGCCCGCGGGAAGGCGTGCTGCTCGTGTACGGGCCCGGCGCCGCGCTGGTGGAGCACGACCTGCTCTGGTACGCCGACGTGCCCAAGCGGTACGCGGAGGCGGACGTGGCCGCCGGCAAGCGCGGGGCGAACCTCGGACTGCCCGACGGGAAGCCCGACTTCAGGCGGCTGTTCTACGTCGACTGGCCGATGCTCGACCGCCACCGTGACGCGCTGGCGCCCCGCCTCGACGCCTGGCTCGACCTCCAGGAGCCCGACCGGCCGGCGTGGATCGACGGCGCGGGCCTGCGCGCCACCTACGCGGCCCTGGCACGCGGCCCCGTCCGCACCCGCCCGTACTTCAACTCCACCCCCTGGGGCGGCCATTGGGCCCAGCGCGAACTGGGGTTCAACCCGGGCGCCGAGAACACCGCGCTCGGCTACGAACTGATCGCGCCCGAGGCCGGCATCCTCGTCGGCACCGGGCCGGAGGCCCAGGTCGAGGTGCCCTTCCAGCTGATGTGCGTCCTGGAACCCGAGAGCGTGATGGGGCCCGAGGTGCACGCCCGCTTCGGCACGTCCTTCCCGATCCGCTTCGACTATCTCGACACCGTCGGCGGCGGCGACCTCTCGTTGCACTGCCACCCGAAGGAGCCGTACATGCGCGAGCGCTTCGGCTGGCCGTACACCCAGCACGAGACGTACTACCTGACCCTCGGCGGCCCCGGCGCCAAGGTCTTCCTCGGCCTGCGCGAGGACGCCGACGTCGACCTCTTCCGCAAGGAGGTGCGGGAGTCCGTCGCCGGGCGCGTGCCCATGGACCCCGAGGACCACGTCCTCGCGTTCCCCGCCGAGCAGGGCCAGTTGTACATGATCCCCGCGGGCACTCCGCACGCCAGCGGGGCGGGCAACCTGGTGCTGGAGATCAGCGCCACCCCGTACCTGTACAGCCTGAGGTTCTACGACTGGCTGCGGCCCGCCGCCGACGGCACCCCGCGCCCCCTCCCGCACGAGCACGGATTCGCGAACCTGGAGAGCGGGCGCCGCGGCGCGAGCGTCGCCCGCGACCTGGTGCGGGAGCCGCGGACCCTGCGCGAGGGCGACGGCTGGCGGGAAGAGGTCATCGGCGCGCTGGACGAGATGTTCTACGAGGTCAGGCGCTACGTGATCGATAGCGGCGCCGAGGCGGAGGACCACACGCGCGGCCGCTTCCACCTCCTGAACGTGGTGGAGGGTGACGGCGTCGTCGTACGGACGGAGGCCGGGCACCGGTACGAACTGGCCTTCGCCGAAACGCTGACCGTGCCGGCCGCGGTCGGCCGCTACACCCTGCGGGCCGTCGGCGGGGGCCCGGTGCGGGTCGTGAAGGCGCTCGTCCGGTGA